In a genomic window of Tachysurus vachellii isolate PV-2020 chromosome 13, HZAU_Pvac_v1, whole genome shotgun sequence:
- the nkap gene encoding NF-kappa-B-activating protein, with product MHELSAKYTEADSPRKRHRSRSSSGSARSRSRERVTSPATDQHRHNGTEERKSKWFESKERSRSRFWFGSSRSRSRSREREKSAWADERDRGSRSDYYDKRDDIQRQRQEAFIARRLQERERIGELGCPEVWGYSPRVRDPDSDEHTPVEDDVKHNSSETSSEEEKKKKKKKRKSKKKKAHKHSEDSGSESDSEEEVKKKKKKKKNKKKKKKKKAKKSRKESSSSSSDQSEEEDDELQELWVEKTRLDDHVVGPEAPLTHMAQDDKPLDFGHALLPGEGAAMAEYVKAGKRIPRRGEIGLTSDEIADFEKSGYVMSGSRHRRMEAVRLRKENQIYSADEKRALASFNQEERRKRESKILSSFKEMVYRKTKGKEEK from the exons ATGCACGAGCTCAGTGCTAAATACACGGAGGCTGACAGCCCGAGAAAGCGCCACCGGAGCCGCTCGAGCAGCGGAAGTGCGCGAAGTCGCTCACGGGAGCGTGTCACGAGCCCTGCGACCGATCAACACCGACACAACGGGACAGAAGAGCGGAAGTCAAAATGGTTCGAGAGCAAAGAGAGGAGTCGGAGCCGCTTCTGGTTCGGCAGCTCGCGCAGTCGGTCCAGGTCGAGAGAACGTGAGAAGTCGGCGTGGGCTGATGAAAGGGACCGGGGATCACGATCTGATTACTACGACAAGAGAGACGACATCCAAAGGCAGAGACAAGAAGCTTTCATCGCTAG ACGCTTGCAAGAGCGTGAAAGAATCGGCGAGCTGGGATGCCCAGAGGTCTGGGGCTATTCACCAAGAGTCCGAGACCCAGA CTCAGATGAACACACCCCAGTTGAAGATGATGTGAAGCACAACAGCTCAGAGACAAGTTCAGAAG aggagaagaaaaaaaagaaaaagaaacggaaatcaaaaaaaaagaaagcgcACAAGCACTCAGAGGACAGTGGATCAGAAAGTGACTCAGAAG AAGAggtcaagaagaagaaaaagaagaagaaaaacaaaaa gaagaagaagaagaagaaggctaAAAAGAGCCGCAAAGAGTCCAGCAGTTCCAGCAGCGATCAGtctgaagaggaagatgatgagCTCCAAGAACTGTGGGTGGAGAAAACTCGACTTGATGATCATGTGGTTGGACCTGAAGCTCCTCTAACTCACATGGCTCAGGATGATAAACCATTGGA TTTTGGACATGCTCTGTTACCGGGTGAAGGTGCCGCCATGGCAGAGTATGTCAAAGCAGGCAAGCGAATACCTAGGAGAGGTGAAATTGGCCTTACCAGTGACGAGATTGCAGACTTTGAAAAATCAGGCTACGTGATGAGCGGAAGCag ACATCGGCGTATGGAGGCGGTCAGATTAAGAAAGGAAAATCAAATTTATAGTGCGGATGAGAAGAGAGCCCTCGCCTCCTTCAACCaagaggaaagaaggaagaggGAGAGCAAAATCCTTTCCAGCTTTAAAGAAATGGTCTACCGCAAAACAAAAggcaaagaagaaaaataa
- the zbtb33 gene encoding transcriptional regulator Kaiso, with translation MSKLKLISVTDTQYPVSLLEAISEQRNNGLFCDVTIIVQERKFRAHKTMLSASSTYFRQLFSVAGQVIELNFVKADIFEEVLNYIYTAKIHRIRSDKIEDLISAGQILGVKFIANLAAPLSQVKGLPGLSKEGDNGNLNTNEKNETGVENMPVITESFTLSAEEFKMVSGSVDKEDPDNGDVLFVSEVEAPKAQKTKKSQVIDLDRDQGPEPKRKKGSNEEERNPEKGNAQHEESKLPSEGEVPKKFQEAPEPQAIPTAVTMSPNTSSDVMACDTRLSTQSAPSTPDNVNRLTPDSLNTTSTMPVESSEVLGVQKKKVLLEQSPDRPSKIRLSDVRPTFSPNNGAGLDAALTKKTITLDKASEIDSLSSGCKVYANIGENTYDIVPVKECSGEGEARPAAGRKSQTSVQGTSNLSPGSPRGKKKGKAEQEDHYELIMDGKTFYVCVVCKRPYVCLTSLRRHFNTHSWERKYPCRYCDKVFALAEYRTKHEITHTGERRYQCLLCNEMFLNYQLLSSHCKQMHNQDPSGRKEKDDTDNNLYRLLPCKTLQFKPYSFVSGETGGIPIINENGIVQHVNPARPHFTNQELHSSQSKMLNWDDIFVEPDAHTRPGAHARPGPPPRPANQINVDNTTEFEFVIPETY, from the coding sequence ATGTCGAAACTAAAGCTAATATCTGTAACTGACACACAGTATCCTGTGTCATTGCTGGAGGCCATCAGTGAGCAGAGAAACAACGGATTATTTTGTGATGTGACCATAATTGTACAGGAGCGTAAGTTCAGGGCACACAAGACAATGCTATCAGCCTCTAGCACTTACTTCCGTCAGCTGTTTTCAGTTGCAGGGCAAGTGATTGAGCTAAATTTTGTCAAGGCAGACATATTTGAAGAAGTCCTGAATTACATCTACACCGCAAAAATCCACCGAATTCGGTCTGACAAGATTGAAGATCTTATCAGTGCAGGCCAGATCTTGGGAGTCAAGTTTATTGCTAATCTTGCGGCCCCACTTTCACAAGTAAAGGGACTACCTGGCTTGTCAAAAGAAGGGGACAATGgcaatttaaatacaaatgagaaaaatgaaACTGGAGTGGAGAATATGCCAGTCATCACAGAATCATTCACTTTATCTGCTGAAGAATTTAAAATGGTAAGTGGCAGTGTTGACAAAGAAGATCCAGACAATGGTGATGTCCTGTTTGTCTCAGAGGTGGAAGCACCGAAAGCtcagaaaacaaagaaatctcAGGTTATAGATTTGGATAGGGATCAAGGACCAGagcctaaaagaaaaaaaggctcAAACGAAGAAGAACGGAACCCTGAAAAAGGAAATGCCCAACATGAGGAAAGCAAGCTCCCTTCAGAAGGTGAAGTGCCAAAAAAATTCCAAGAAGCCCCAGAGCCCCAGGCAATCCCTACAGCTGTCACTATGTCTCCAAACACCAGTAGTGATGTTATGGCATGTGATACAAGATTGTCCACACAGAGTGCACCCTCTACCCCAGATAATGTGAACAGGCTTACCCCTGACTCTCTAAATACCACTTCTACCATGCCTGTGGAATCCAGTGAAGTCCTTGGAGTTCAGAAGAAGAAGGTTTTATTGGAGCAGTCGCCAGATCGGCCAAGCAAAATCAGACTGTCAGATGTGAGGCCAACCTTCAGCCCTAATAATGGAGCTGGGCTAGATGCTGCTCTGACCAAGAAGACAATTACATTAGACAAAGCCTCAGAAATTGATTCGCTGTCATCAGGATGCAAGGTTTATGCCAACATAGGGGAGAACACGTATGACATTGTTCCTGTGAAAGAATGCTCGGGTGAGGGAGAAGCTCGACCAGCTGCTGGCCGAAAATCACAGACCTCAGTGCAGGGCACAAGCAATCTGTCCCCTGGGTCACCTcgaggaaagaaaaaaggtaaAGCAGAACAAGAAGACCATTATGAACTTATTATGGATGGAAAGACTTTTTACGTGTGCGTTGTGTGCAAGCGTCCCTACGTGTGCCTGACAAGCCTTCGGCGGCATTTTAACACGCACTCATGGGAGAGAAAGTACCCGTGTCGTTACTGTGACAAAGTATTTGCTCTGGCTGAATACAGAACCAAACATGAGATAACTCACACAGGTGAAAGACGATatcaatgtttactgtgtaatgAAATGTTTCTAAACTACCAGTTGTTGTCATCGCATtgcaaacaaatgcacaatcaAGACCCCTCAGGCAGGAAGGAGAAGGACGACACAGACAATAACTTGTACCGCTTACTTCCATGTAAAACACTGCAGTTTAAGCCGTACTCTTTTGTCTCTGGCGAGACCGGAGGGATTCCAATCATTAATGAAAATGGGATTGTGCAGCACGTTAACCCTGCCAGGCCACATTTCACAAACCAGGAACTCCATTCAAGTCAGAGCAAAATGTTGAACTGGGATGATATCTTTGTCGAACCCGATGCACACACTCGGCCAGGGGCTCATGCACGACCCGGACCCCCTCCTCGACCCGCAAACCAAATAAATGTAGACAACACAACAGAGTTTGAATTTGTCATACCAGAAACATACTGA